One region of Theileria equi strain WA chromosome 4 map unlocalized gcontig_1105316255039, whole genome shotgun sequence genomic DNA includes:
- a CDS encoding conserved hypothetical protein (encoded by transcript BEWA_051390A): MSKPRHSGPPSSSGKPGSVSPGKTTTKDSKSSRHHNNKNWTRRTKSDRDGPYGDASIANTKPEWQGTGGKPDSHVPKSAPPPISMLPKIPPLMGKQPMGVPGTPIIPYFPMFNPMMNQNFIMPPKNDENTEGKNDPNVAKNPKMKFPMVNPMPMQGVPPPGMLVNPFLSMPMMHPKVGPFVGNRDFVPKQPNMFLVKEAPPAVPGNDTSGGKFEDGARKDSTDPKVFDPRMQMDPRFFSNPKIPMDPGRFPMDPRFFSNPKIPMDPGRFPMDPRFFVNPKMPMDPRMYMDPRFFMNPKMPMDPKVIPKAPMMPMHNTNVLNLSQVNLQSRDGTEKKNLETMSVISDDCTDEPHSKPQDVKIGYSDHVSAEQDRLDHYKYPGGSMYKDRGRDFDPSNVIDIKYMTSFMPKPPERYMQNHSLHGIKMFLPLGLKAYARSMGINPEMLSGFDNGPVRNGKLVLLLDLDNTLLHTASQSRLDMLDIDISHFVDELGDPELYKFSLPNFPNITYYMKLRPCIREFLQVLSLYYEMSIYTNATKEYADVVISILDPDRTLFMDRIVARNSVDEKDLLKSAARLYPDLNRRFVLAFDDRKDVWADIPHRQVVRAEHYDFFESYSMELANNYGFVAQDAFSPDVPGPQMENTSKSSNNLYISQNFDGNAENTEGITDDKDVVRDYDRHLRHMITLFLEIHKRFFNDPFNANVGTILENLQSETLKDTRVLLTGYRKNAKGISNVLHSDCEQRQREVVSELGSIVLNKITDPGLTHIVAGKNCTDNIAKSRNSTYSHIHKVHTLWLYACKATFSRVDEKVFDMDKICNLYNNEPPSTPSKDHWRLLYLSKNAEKDGTDTGYKSGYTHSASGNSEPPLRIFMGTGAYSHGTEVLSPNEKIIIRWDPSKTKLLQNTLQEPITGSKVISDVIIENAPYTNSLNPNKYTY, encoded by the coding sequence ATGAGCAAACCTAGACACTCTGGGCCTCCAAGTTCCTCTGGGAAGCCTGGTTCGGTGTCTCCTGGAAAAACAACGACCAAGGACTCCAAATCTAGCCGCCATCATAACAACAAGAACTGGACTCGTCGAACAAAATCGGATAGAGATGGTCCATACGGAGATGCATCTATTGCTAACACCAAGCCAGAATGGCAAGGAACCGGTGGTAAGCCTGATTCTCATGTCCCGAAATCTGCTCCACCACCGATTTCTATGCTGCCCAAAATTCCCCCGTTGATGGGAAAACAACCTATGGGTGTTCCGGGAACGCCAATTATCCCATATTTTCCGATGTTTAATCCCATGATGaatcaaaattttatcatgcctccaaaaaatgacGAAAACACTGAAGGTAAGAATGACCCCAATGTGGCTAAAAACCCTAAAATGAAGTTTCCTATGGTCAACCCAATGCCTATGCAAGGAGTTCCACCTCCAGGAATGCTGGTAAACCCATTTTTATCGATGCCTATGATGCATCCAAAGGTTGGACCGTTTGTTGGTAATAGGGATTTTGTACCAAAACAACCAAACATGTTTTTGGTAAAAGAAGCTCCGCCTGCAGTCCCTGGTAACGATACTTCAGGTGGAAAGTTTGAAGATGGAGCAAGGAAGGATTCTACGGATCCTAAAGTGTTTGATCCAAGAATGCAAATGGACCCTAGGTTTTTTTCGAATCCTAAGATACCTATGGATCCGGGCAGATTTCCTATGGACCCTAGGTTTTTTTCGAATCCTAAGATACCTATGGATCCGGGCAGATTTCCTATGGACCCAAGATTTTTTGTAAACCCTAAGATGCCCATGGACCCTAGGATGTATATGGATCCGAGATTTTTTATGAACCCCAAAATGCCTATGGATCCAAAGGTTATACCAAAGGCACCAATGATGCCTATGCACAATACAAACGTCTTAAATTTGTCTCAGGTTAATCTACAATCTAGAGATGGTACAGAGAaaaagaatctggaaaCAATGAGTGTAATTTCAGACGATTGTACTGATGAGCCACACTCTAAACCTCAAGATGTAAAAATTGGCTATTCTGACCATGTATCTGCAGAACAAGATAGGCTAGATCATTACAAATATCCCGGTGGAAGTATGTATAAGGATAGAGGTAGAGATTTTGATCCCTCAAATGTCATTGATATTAAGTATATGACGTCATTCATGCCAAAACCTCCAGAGAGGTATATGCAGAATCATTCTTTGCACGGGATAAAAATGTTCCTTCCTTTAGGATTGAAGGCATATGCAAGATCCATGGGAATAAATCCTGAAATGTTGTCTGGCTTTGATAATGGCCCTGTTAGAAATGGAAAGTTGGTTTTACTTTTGGATCTAGATAATACATTGCTTCATACGGCATCTCAGTCAAGGCTTGACATGCTAGACATTGACATATCGCATTTTGTGGATGAACTAGGCGATCCTGAACTGTACAAGTTTTCTCTACCGAATTTTCCAAACATAACATACTACATGAAGTTACGACCTTGTATTCGCGAATTCTTACAAGTGCTTTCTCTCTACTATGAGATGTCAATTTACACAAACGCGACAAAGGAATATGCGGATGTTGTGATATCCATCTTGGACCCTGATAGGACCCTTTTTATGGATCGTATTGTTGCAAGGAATAGTGTGGACGAAAAGGATTTGCTTAAAAGTGCAGCTCGTTTATATCCAGATCTTAATAGACGTTTTGTTCTTGCTTTTGATGATAGAAAAGACGTCTGGGCTGATATTCCACATAGACAAGTTGTGAGAGCTGAACACTATGATTTCTTTGAATCTTATTCTATGGAACTTGCCAACAACTATGGTTTTGTTGCTCAGGATGCATTTTCTCCGGATGTACCTGGACCCCAAATGGAAAACACTTCAAAATCTTCTAATAATCTTTACATTTCCCAAAATTTCGATGGGAATGCAGAGAACACGGAGGGAATTACAGACGATAAAGACGTGGTTAGGGATTATGATCGTCACTTGAGGCACATGATAACTCTATTTTTGGAGATACAtaaaagattttttaaTGACCCATTCAATGCAAATGTTGGTACAATATTAGAAAATTTACAAAGTGAAACCCTCAAGGATACCAGAGTTCTACTAACTGGGTATAgaaaaaatgcaaaagGTATCTCAAACGTGCTTCACTCGGATTGTGAACAGAGGCAAAGAGAGGTCGTTTCAGAACTTGGTTCAATTGTCTTGAATAAAATTACGGATCCCGGCCTAACACATATTGTAGCGGGGAAAAATTGCACTGataatatcgcaaaaagCAGAAATTCTACATATTCTCACATTCACAAGGTACATACACTGTGGTTGTACGCTTGCAAAGCTACTTTTTCTAGGGTGGACGAAAAAGTATTTGATATGgacaaaatttgtaatcTCTATAACAACGAGCCACCGTCAACCCCCTCAAAGGATCATTGGAGGCTCTTGTATTTGAGTAAGAATGCAGAAAAAGATGGAACGGATACAGGATACAAATCCGGATACACTCACTCAGCATCTGGAAACTCCGAACCTCCGCTACGTATATTCATGGGAACAGGAGCGTATAGTCATGGAACTGAGGTTCTATCACCCAATGAAAAAATCATCATTAGATGGGATCCAAGCAAGACAAAACTCTTGCAAAATACACTTCAAGAACCAATAACTGGGTCAAAGGTGATAAGCGATGTAATCATAGAAAACGCCCCGTATACCAATAGTTTAAACCCTAACAAGTACACTTACTAG
- a CDS encoding serine/threonine protein phosphatase PP5, putative (encoded by transcript BEWA_051400A), which translates to MVEIFGMGKNNKTQAREKAEVKKLEGNKLFASNNFKTAIECYSESIRLVEDAYLGSNFDKGSNKDWITPELRNTNLHQYYSNRAICNIKIENYGSAISDANIAIELQPEFFKGYYRRGCAYLCLLKFQDAETDFLKVLSLCNDPTARSKLKECKKILREHKFTEAIMREVPPPLHETLNVDTITVDGDYTGPVYQPIENLDANQKNLFFSQVIEYIKVPDNKIHKKYLCMLILDLIKTVKDYPSLVDLPISDSEEITICGDIHGQFYDLLNIFSINGFPSDSNGYLFNGDFIDRGSFSLECVLTLFLAKVLFPSKFHIVRGNHETEALNKCYGFKGEILSKYDPKIYTLFCESFRYLPLGYILKNKVLIIHGGLFGTEDVTLDDLRRIDRFREPPDSGLMTDMLWSDPKPTNGLSPSKRGVAFEFGPDVTHKFIRDNRLDYIIRSHEVKQEGYEVEHDGKIITIFSAPNYCDQMGNKGAFIRIRGNDMKPKFTQFEAVEHPPLKAMHYANPLFSGIY; encoded by the exons ATGGTGGAGATCTTTGGTATGGGTAAAAACAACAAAACCCAGGCCCGTGAAAAAGCGGAGGTCAAAAAATTGGAAGGGAATAAGTTGTTCGCCAGCAATAACTTTAAAACCGCAATTGAATGTTACTCTGAATCTATAAGACTTGTCGAAGATGCATATTTAGGCTCTAACTTTGATAAAGGCTCGAATAAAGATTGGATAACACCCGAACTTAGAAACACCAATTTACACCAATATTATTCAAATCGTGCAATCTGTAATATAAAGATTGAGAACTATGGATCTGCAATATCTGATGCCAATATCGCTATAGAACTCCAGCCGGAGTTTTTCAAAGGCTATTATCGCCGTGGATGCGCTTATCTCTGTCTCCTGAAATTTCAGGATGCAGAAACGGATTTTCTCAAGGTCCTTTCTCTTTGTAATGACCCTACAGCACGCTCAAAACTGAAGGAATGCAAGAAAATCCTTCGTGAACACAAGTTCACTGAGGCCATCATGAGAGAAGTCCCTCCTCCTTTGCATGAAACATTAAATGTGGATACAATTACCGTTGACGGAGATTACACTGGGCCCGTTTATCAACCAATCGAAAACTTAGACGCTAATCAAAAAAATCTGTTTTTCTCTCAGGTGATAGAATATATAAAG GTACCTGATAACAAAATTCATAAAAAATATCTTTGCATGTTAATCCTCGATCTTATAAAGACCGTGAAAGATTACCCCTCTCTTGTTGATTTGCCAATCTCAGATTCGGAAGAGATTACAATCTGTGGCGATATTCATGGCCAATTTTACGATTTGCTAAATATTTTCAGCATAAATGGCTTTCCTAGTGATTCCAATGGCTATTTGTTTAATGGTGATTTTATAGACAGAGGTTCCTTTTCTCTAGAATGTGTTCTAACGCTATTCCTTGCAAAGGTACTATTCCCCAGCAAGTTTCATATTGTACGTGGAAACCATGAAACTGAAGCACTCAATAAGTGTTATGGCTTTAAGGGCGAAATATTGAGCAAGTATGACCCGAAGATTTATACCTTGTTTTGCGAAAGCTTCAGATACTTACCACTGGGCTATATTTTGAAGAATAAAGTGCTCATAATACACGGTGGACTTTTCGGTACAGAAGACGTAACATTGGATGATTTAAGAAGGATAGACAGATTCAGAGAACCTCCAGACTCTGGACTAATGACTGACATGCTGTGGTCCGACCCTAAGCCTACCAACGGGCTATCCCCATCAAAGAGAGGTGTAGCTTTTGAGTTCGGCCCAGATGTCACACACAAGTTCATAAGGGATAACAGACTCGACTATATCATACGATCCCATGAAGTTAAGCAGGAGGGCTACGAAGTGGAACACGATGGAAAGattatcaccatttttaGCGCTCCAAATTACTGTGACCAGATGGGAAACAAAGGTGCCTTCATCAG GATACGCGGCAACGACATGAAACCAAAGTTCACTCAATTTGAGGCTGTAGAACACCCACCCTTGAAAGCAATGCATTACGCAAATCCTCTATTCAGTGGAATTTACTAA
- a CDS encoding conserved hypothetical protein (encoded by transcript BEWA_051410A), whose protein sequence is MTYIRDKISKANTSYLMDVARRKRLEETTSSNYSRSFSEENDEADAIAKWKEKRLAKLKDILNKRREYMDKGNGSLEVLTDEKDVINIANSNPRVVCHFYQEGFQRCKIIDNILTALARQFLDTKFVKILASKAPFFTEKLHIKILPTLVSMIDGKISHVYIGFQEFNGDDINLNAVRNMLFKHKVLTYECCTIDESCNDNEHVSSDPDV, encoded by the exons ATGACATACATAAGGGACAAAATATCAAAGGCGAATACTTCGTACTTAATG GATGTTGCCAGAAGAAAGCGATTAGAAGAGACTACAAGTTCTAATTATTCTAGAAGTTTTTCagaagaaaatgatgagGCCGATGCCATTGCCAAGTGGAAGGAAAAGAGATTAGCCAAACTTAAG GATATATTAAACAAGAGGAGAGAGTATATGGACAAGGGAAACGGTTCCTTAGAGGTATTGACAGATGAGAAGGACGTTATAAATATCGCCAATTCCAACCCAAGAGTG GTTTGTCACTTTTATCAGGAGGGATTTCAGCGCTGTAAAATAATCGACAATATTTTGACAGCCCTTGCTAGACAGTTTCTGGACaccaaatttgtaaa GATCTTGGCGTCAAAGGCTCCATTTTTCACCGAAAAACTCCATATAAAAATCCTGCCTACACTAGTCTCTATGATAGATGGCAAGATTTCTCATGTATATATAGGATTCCAAGAGTTTAACG GTGATGATATAAACTTGAATGCTGTCAGAAATATGTTATTCAAACACAAAGTTCTCACTTATGAG TGCTGTACTATCGATGAAAGTTGTAATGATAATGAACATGTTTCTTCTGACCCCGACGTTTAG
- a CDS encoding conserved hypothetical protein (encoded by transcript BEWA_051420A) codes for MGALKRIDEGVFFEIFNRISKNRNRVSLKRALSELKTFFNSPKNPHLKLIDDFKAKSSQNDTSDNKNAMTRPSDAGSLSEDFMDEFYARGVDRRHGLRSQVLMVGGPKCIRGNPRGSMDPPLFFPYITFEQFFGIAKDIECAYIEKLVPHASNNRVTRTYTTGEFVKYQTNLNKNITKMLQSSLK; via the exons ATGGGTGCCTTGAAGCGCATCGATGAAGGCGTtttttttgaaatttttaaTCGCATATCTAAAAATAGAAATCGCGTTTCCTTGAAGAGGGCACTTAGTGAGCTAAAGACATTTTTTAATTCCCCTAAAAATCCACACCTCAAGCTTATAGATGATTTTAAGGCAAAATCCTCGCAAAACGATACTTCTGACAATAAAAATGCAATGACTAGACCATCTGATGCTG GTTCGTTAAGTGAGGACTTCATGGATGAGTTTTACGCTCGCGGAGTTGATAGAAGACACGGCTTAAGATCACAGGTCCTAATGGTAGGAGGTCCAAAATGCATTCGCGGAAACCCTAGGGGTTCCATGGATCCTCCGCTATTTTTTCCGTACATTACGTTTGAACAGTTCTTCGGAATAGCAAAG GATATCGAATGTGCATATATCGAGAAACTTGTGCCTCATGCATCCAATAACAGAGTGACCCGAACTTACACTACGGgtgaatttgtaaaatatcaGACAAATCTTAACAAGaacattacaaaaatgCTCCAGTCCAGCTTGAAATAA
- a CDS encoding conserved hypothetical protein (encoded by transcript BEWA_051430A), with amino-acid sequence MLKPEDGPSQTSEVPEKENTKEDSPLKTDEEAKDNPCQSETEIESAKDGNSENDDQAKDEQTLKRKRDDSEEDDTKRLKPEDVTKSGDKEGKVENSILNLYSDTKDFTCPIAKLAQMNPGDGFFKPSQTFGSNAVNTPFFTGNPEDADANTNEPEEKVAVTLESSISEDEKLLYEGKEGVKLSVFKDNEWTMATPVIIQLISDKKSEKKRIVCFQCGTGRLLLNTILLPTMSVSKLRTRAIIFNGQSISDNTKLLPHRIVFFDGNIRDKFLEIYSK; translated from the exons ATGTTGAAGCCCGAAGATGGACCGTCGCAAACTTCAGAGGTTCCGGAAAAGGAGAATACCAAGGAAGATTCCCCTTTAAAAACAGATGAAGAAGCAAAGGATAATCCTTGCCAATCTGAAACAGAGATTGAGTCAGCTAAAGACGGTAATTCCGAAAATGATGATCAAGCCAAGGATGAACAAACGCTAAAACGAAAAAGAGATGACTCAGAAGAGGATGATACAAA GCGCCTAAAACCTGAAGATGTTACCAAAAGTGGAGACAAAGAG GGCAAAGTTGAAAATAGTATTCTGAATTTGTACAGTGACACAAAAGACTTTACATGTCCTATTGCAAAATTGGCACAAATGAATCCTGGTGATGGGTTTTTCAAACCCTCTCAGACATTTGGAAGCAACGCCGTGAACACGCCCTTTTTCACTGGAAATCCTGAGGATGCGGACGCAAACACCAATGAACCTGAAGAAAAGGTTGCGGTAACCCTAGAAT CATCTAtatctgaagatgaaaaactCTTGTATGAGGGTAAGGAAGGTGTGAAACTCTCTGTGTTCAAAGATAATGAATGGACAATGGCAACTCCTGTAATAATACAACTTATATCGGATAAG AAGTcggaaaagaagagaattGTCTGCTTTCAATGCGGTACAGGGAGGCTCCTCCTGAACACTATTCTGCTTCCGACAATGTCTGTTAGCAAACTTAGGACAAGGGCTATAATTTTCAACGGACAGTCTATAT CTGATAATACAAAGTTATTGCCACATCGTATCGTGTTTTTCGATGGTAATATTAGGGACAAGTTTCTCGAAATTTACTCAAAATAA
- a CDS encoding 40S ribosomal protein S8, putative (encoded by transcript BEWA_051440A), which yields MGISRDSRHKRRKTGGRFPIHKKKRKYEMGRPAANTKLGSRLVRKVRCRGGNLKFRALRLDSGNFSWATQNVARKTRIIDVVYNASSNELVRTKTIVKNAIIAIDATPFKLWFKNHYGFDLAKPSDETPEESGKKSAGPVHRSLLEQFSSGRLLACVSSRPGQSGRCDGYILEGEELAFYRRRMDKKKRA from the exons ATGGGTATATCTCGTGATAGTCGTCATAAGCGCCGTAAGACCGGTGGTCGTTTCCCAATTCATAAGAAAAAAAGAAAGTATGAGATGGGTAGACCCGCGGCCAACACCAAATTAGGCTCTCGTTTGGTACGCAAAGTGCGCTGCAGAGGCGGAAACCTAAAATTCAGAGCTCTGCGTCTGGATTCTGGAAACTTTTCATGGGCTACACAGA ACGTGGCTCGCAAGACCAGGATTATAGATGTTGTATACAATGCCAGCAGCAACGAACTTGTCCGTACCAAGACAATTGTTAAAAACGCCATCATTGCCATTGATGCCACTCCATTCAAGCTTTGGTTTAAGAATCACTATGGCTTCGACTTGG CCAAGCCATCTGATGAAACTCCAGAGGAATCGGGAAAGAAGTCTGCTGGACCTGTTCACAGGTCTCTATTGGAACAATTCTCTTCCGGTCGTCTCCTAGCTTGCGTTAGCTCCAGGCCCGGTCAATCTGGCCGTTGCGACGGTTATATTCTTGAGGGAGAAGAGTTGGCTTTCTATCGTAGACGTATGGATAAGAAGAAGCGCGCATAA
- a CDS encoding hypothetical protein (encoded by transcript BEWA_051450A), giving the protein MTNEGVTIDISYYPGSAGGQVKQDENGYFYNSDDGRVLLTDDWYPDPEGTYRKFTHTPKGGCGVKEIKKGGVPASDKPGDGSSSSNKIKELLEEAYGGSGGSLLSYLGQTLGGTVVTGTLGFGGHKILAVLWPLLNRHDPSTSS; this is encoded by the coding sequence atgactAATGAGGGTGTCACTATAGACATTAGTTATTATCCTGGAAGTGCTGGAGGTCAAGTCaaacaagatgagaatggGTACTTCTACAATAGTGATGATGGAAGAGTTCTTCTAACGGATGATTGGTATCCTGACCCAGAGGGAACTTACAGGAAGTTTACTCATACTCCAAAAGGCGGATGTGGCGTTAAAGAAATTAAGAAGGGAGGAGTGCCTGCAAGTGATAAACCTGGAGATGGTAGTTCAAGTTCTAATAAGATCAAGGAACTGCTCGAGGAAGCCTATGGAGGATCTGGAGGTTCTTTGTTGAGTTACCTTGGACAAACACTTGGAGGTACTGTAGTAACAGGGACTCTCGGTTTTGGGGGCCACAAGATCCTTGCCGTGTTATGGCCCTTGTTGAATCGTCATGATCCTTCTACTTCATCTTAA